A portion of the Armatimonadota bacterium genome contains these proteins:
- a CDS encoding TlpA family protein disulfide reductase — protein MHKAIKVGVLTGALVLVAGLFFSSGSAELAKGQKMPAAALTDINGKEVKIGKTGRVALVDFWATWCGPCKAAIPHLQDLHNKYAKQGVDIIGVALDSGAPNEVKQFAKEWKMTYPVVPMPSERVDKEMMSKFKVEAFPTMYIVDKKGIIRFAHTGFSKDDVAKFNKVIGDLLAE, from the coding sequence ATGCACAAAGCAATCAAGGTTGGAGTACTGACCGGAGCGTTGGTTCTGGTCGCTGGTTTATTCTTTTCGTCCGGCAGCGCCGAGTTGGCCAAGGGGCAGAAGATGCCCGCAGCCGCGCTCACGGACATCAACGGCAAAGAGGTCAAGATCGGCAAGACCGGTCGAGTAGCCTTGGTCGACTTTTGGGCGACTTGGTGCGGTCCTTGCAAGGCGGCTATCCCCCATCTTCAGGATCTGCACAACAAGTATGCCAAACAAGGCGTAGACATCATTGGCGTTGCGCTCGATTCGGGCGCTCCGAACGAGGTCAAACAGTTTGCTAAGGAGTGGAAGATGACCTATCCGGTCGTGCCCATGCCCAGCGAGCGCGTTGACAAAGAGATGATGTCGAAGTTCAAGGTCGAGGCTTTTCCGACCATGTATATTGTGGACAAGAAGGGCATTATCCGCTTTGCCCATACGGGCTTTAGCAAGGACGACGTTGCGAAGTTCAACAAGGTGATTGGAGATCTGCTTGCGGAATAA
- a CDS encoding glycosyltransferase family 2 protein, with amino-acid sequence MSDTVPNSPRLSIIVILYNSERHVADCLRSVDVEAQLIVVDNASQDKSAEIVRTQFPEVLFFQNQANLGLSKAVNQALERAVAPYALLLNPDCTAKPGAIGKLLAFMDAHPEAAGCGPKLLFPDGRVQPSCARALTLWAIFCEQFLLEKIGNFGGYWRKGTELDSTFQTEQLMGAALLMRRDKNGHFLRMDESYFLYCEDTDLCDRLWKEVGPLYYVHDAVFVHALGGSGEGDRGAMIAHYNRGKTLFIGQRYGPAAAALCRLLNLCGASLRLLVWSLLAVATLGRFRNQVRIFWRALRLS; translated from the coding sequence CTGAGCGACACCGTTCCTAACTCGCCGCGCCTCTCCATAATCGTAATCCTGTACAACAGCGAAAGGCACGTCGCCGACTGCCTGCGCTCTGTCGACGTTGAAGCCCAACTCATTGTGGTCGACAACGCCTCGCAAGACAAGAGCGCAGAGATCGTTCGGACACAGTTTCCTGAAGTCCTCTTCTTTCAAAACCAGGCAAATCTCGGTTTGTCCAAGGCGGTCAACCAGGCTCTAGAGCGCGCCGTCGCGCCCTACGCGCTTCTGCTCAATCCAGATTGCACGGCAAAGCCCGGAGCAATCGGTAAACTTCTCGCCTTCATGGACGCGCATCCAGAGGCCGCCGGTTGCGGTCCCAAACTGCTCTTCCCGGACGGTCGGGTGCAGCCATCGTGCGCCCGAGCGCTAACCCTATGGGCCATCTTTTGCGAGCAGTTCCTGTTAGAGAAGATCGGCAACTTTGGCGGATACTGGCGCAAGGGAACGGAACTCGATTCGACCTTTCAGACCGAACAACTGATGGGAGCCGCTCTGCTGATGCGCCGAGACAAAAACGGCCACTTCTTACGAATGGACGAAAGCTACTTCCTATACTGCGAAGACACCGATCTGTGCGACCGTCTATGGAAAGAAGTCGGGCCGCTCTACTATGTTCACGACGCCGTCTTCGTCCACGCGCTGGGCGGAAGCGGCGAGGGCGACCGCGGCGCCATGATCGCGCATTACAACCGAGGCAAAACGCTGTTTATCGGGCAGCGTTACGGTCCGGCCGCCGCCGCGCTCTGCCGTCTCCTAAACCTTTGCGGCGCATCGCTACGCCTGTTGGTCTGGAGCCTTCTCGCCGTCGCGACTCTTGGTCGATTCCGCAACCAAGTTCGCATCTTTTGGCGGGCTCTTAGGTTGAGCTAG
- the rpmI gene encoding 50S ribosomal protein L35: MPKLKTNKSAAKRFKKTSTGKLMRRHAYDSHLFLHKSGSRKRRLAREGEVFKGELKRMYRLMGGKK; this comes from the coding sequence ATGCCGAAGCTGAAAACGAACAAGTCGGCGGCCAAGCGGTTTAAGAAAACTTCGACCGGCAAATTGATGCGGCGCCATGCCTATGACAGCCACCTGTTTTTGCACAAAAGCGGGAGCCGCAAGCGCAGACTGGCCCGCGAGGGCGAAGTATTCAAAGGCGAATTGAAGCGAATGTACCGCCTGATGGGCGGCAAAAAGTAA
- a CDS encoding ParB/RepB/Spo0J family partition protein yields the protein MEVQTIPVDKIIEDPDQPRQEYDEQLLLGLADSIRRHGLLNPITVRPLHSVDMFQIVTGERRWRAAQSAGLTQIPCIVKEIDPAEIAAEQLIENLQREDLSPLEKARGLAALKTSQGLATTDIANMLGLSERSVRNALSILELPEEISEQVISSQGRPASGALTESHARSLRDLNETPELQRGLANKIRKEGLTSAQAESLVRSMTQSPELAQELLAEPIGKAAVRPAITGPAVHIQSFARYLDLLEVDSLHPGHLASLKSALSELSEIIANKREEIDSLSSDPL from the coding sequence ATGGAAGTCCAGACCATACCCGTTGACAAAATCATCGAAGATCCCGATCAGCCGAGACAAGAATACGACGAACAACTCCTTTTGGGGCTGGCAGACAGCATTCGCCGCCACGGCCTGCTGAATCCGATAACCGTCCGCCCTCTGCACAGCGTCGACATGTTCCAGATAGTAACCGGCGAACGCCGCTGGCGCGCGGCCCAATCGGCCGGGCTGACACAGATCCCCTGCATTGTCAAAGAGATCGATCCTGCCGAGATCGCCGCTGAACAACTGATAGAGAATCTTCAAAGAGAAGATCTGTCGCCGCTCGAGAAAGCACGAGGATTGGCCGCCCTAAAAACCAGCCAAGGCCTGGCTACGACGGATATTGCCAACATGCTCGGGCTCAGCGAACGCAGCGTGCGGAATGCGCTCAGCATCTTGGAACTTCCAGAGGAAATCTCAGAACAGGTGATCAGTTCGCAAGGCAGGCCTGCGTCGGGAGCCTTGACCGAGTCGCATGCAAGAAGTTTGAGAGACCTGAACGAAACGCCTGAATTGCAGCGCGGACTGGCAAACAAGATTCGCAAGGAGGGGCTCACCTCTGCACAAGCCGAAAGCCTTGTGCGCAGCATGACCCAGTCGCCCGAACTCGCACAAGAGCTCCTTGCCGAGCCTATAGGCAAGGCCGCAGTTCGACCAGCCATCACCGGCCCGGCGGTACACATTCAGAGCTTCGCCCGATACTTGGACCTTTTGGAAGTCGATTCCCTCCATCCCGGGCACTTGGCCTCGCTCAAATCGGCTCTCTCCGAACTCTCCGAGATCATCGCCAACAAACGAGAAGAGATCGATAGCCTATCGAGCGACCCGCTCTAG
- a CDS encoding ABC transporter ATP-binding protein, which yields MMDRNVLVECADLGKRYGPRWLFRGLELQIHSGESLVIVGENGSGKSTLLKILAGVVEPSEGRTSFLLNGDKAQSRRSLIGWSAVEQSLYATLTVEEHLRFIADVRGVQLARGHFDRFGLNARERQLARELSTGLRQRLRLAMAALGDPPILLLDEPGSNLDEKGKAILADLLDDRKGITVIATNDEREKTFGNRLLCLGERSESRV from the coding sequence ATGATGGACCGCAACGTCTTGGTCGAGTGCGCCGACTTGGGCAAACGATACGGCCCAAGATGGCTCTTTAGAGGTCTTGAACTGCAGATCCACAGCGGCGAATCGCTAGTGATCGTCGGTGAAAACGGTTCCGGCAAAAGTACGCTGCTCAAGATACTGGCAGGCGTTGTCGAACCCAGCGAAGGCCGAACTAGTTTCCTGCTAAATGGCGACAAAGCCCAATCGCGACGCTCGCTCATTGGATGGTCGGCCGTCGAACAGTCGCTGTACGCTACCCTCACGGTCGAAGAACATCTCCGCTTCATAGCCGACGTTCGCGGCGTCCAACTTGCGAGAGGACACTTCGATCGATTTGGCCTCAACGCCAGAGAGCGCCAACTAGCCCGCGAACTCTCTACCGGCCTTCGCCAGCGACTGCGCCTGGCTATGGCTGCATTGGGCGATCCGCCGATCCTGCTGCTGGACGAACCTGGTTCGAACTTGGACGAAAAGGGCAAGGCGATCCTCGCCGACTTACTGGACGATCGAAAGGGCATAACGGTCATTGCGACCAACGACGAACGGGAGAAGACTTTTGGAAACCGGCTCCTCTGCCTGGGCGAAAGAAGCGAAAGCCGTGTTTAG
- the maf gene encoding septum formation protein Maf, whose product MRLLLASNSPRRKELLARAGYQFEVAPQDVDEKPFLSLAPAQEAAIRCAEAKARSAFEACGGVVLAADTVVEIEGDYLDKPVDAPDAARMLRLLSGREHRVTTGVCVWSQKGSDSLAATTRVWFRSLDAELIERYVASGEPMDKAGAYGIQDFGALLVERIDGCYFNVVGLPISKAYDLLGSHGAHPSLVPVP is encoded by the coding sequence GTGCGCCTGCTACTAGCCTCGAACTCTCCTCGCCGGAAGGAACTTCTGGCCCGAGCGGGCTATCAGTTCGAGGTCGCGCCTCAGGACGTGGACGAGAAGCCCTTTCTGTCGCTCGCGCCTGCCCAAGAAGCGGCCATCCGCTGCGCCGAGGCAAAGGCTCGGTCTGCGTTTGAGGCCTGCGGCGGGGTCGTGCTTGCGGCCGATACGGTGGTCGAGATAGAAGGCGACTATCTGGACAAGCCGGTCGATGCGCCGGATGCCGCACGAATGCTGCGGCTATTAAGCGGCAGAGAGCATCGCGTAACGACCGGGGTTTGCGTTTGGTCTCAGAAGGGCAGCGACAGCCTTGCCGCGACGACAAGAGTGTGGTTTCGGTCGCTCGACGCAGAACTAATCGAGCGATACGTGGCGTCGGGCGAGCCTATGGACAAAGCAGGGGCGTACGGCATTCAAGATTTCGGCGCGCTGCTAGTCGAGAGAATCGATGGGTGCTACTTTAACGTAGTCGGCCTGCCCATTTCCAAAGCGTACGACCTCCTCGGCTCGCACGGCGCTCATCCTTCGTTGGTTCCTGTTCCTTAG
- the ccsA gene encoding cytochrome c biogenesis protein CcsA produces MIRLGDAVIGIGFVALVFLALLWVPPAQFFTQPESARIIVYHVPAAILCVVAFLMGGYFAFRYLTTKEWTHDIRSCAANEVGLLFCILATATGMIFAKQQWGAYWSWDPRQTTILIQMLIYIGYFALRSSIEDDRQRAAYSAGYGLFAAISVPFLIFVLPRIMSDSLHPSNTLMDRSALSIEYKTTLYLAFALYFVTVMILYRRRVDVGILEAKANELASRNDRGSTDNLGWSVGIPADAERQAPSSPEDDRGG; encoded by the coding sequence ATGATACGACTTGGAGACGCAGTCATCGGCATTGGATTTGTAGCGCTGGTCTTTCTCGCGTTGCTTTGGGTGCCGCCTGCTCAGTTCTTTACCCAGCCAGAAAGCGCAAGGATTATCGTCTATCACGTTCCTGCCGCCATCCTTTGCGTTGTCGCGTTTCTTATGGGCGGATACTTCGCGTTTCGGTATTTGACCACCAAAGAATGGACGCACGACATCCGATCTTGTGCCGCAAACGAAGTCGGGCTGCTCTTCTGCATACTCGCTACGGCTACCGGCATGATCTTTGCCAAGCAGCAATGGGGCGCCTACTGGAGCTGGGATCCGCGCCAAACCACGATCCTCATCCAAATGTTGATCTATATCGGCTACTTTGCTCTGCGGAGCAGCATCGAGGACGATCGCCAGCGAGCGGCCTACTCGGCAGGCTATGGTCTTTTCGCCGCCATCTCCGTGCCCTTTCTCATCTTCGTGCTGCCCCGCATTATGTCTGACAGCCTGCATCCGTCCAACACGCTGATGGATCGAAGCGCCCTCTCGATCGAATACAAAACGACCCTCTACTTGGCCTTTGCGCTTTACTTTGTAACGGTCATGATTCTCTATCGTCGCCGAGTCGACGTCGGCATTCTGGAGGCAAAAGCAAATGAACTGGCAAGTCGCAATGATCGCGGTTCCACTGATAATCTGGGCTGGAGTGTGGGCATACCTGCTGATGCTGAACGCCAAGCTCCGAGCAGTCCAGAAGATGATCGAGGAGGCTGA
- a CDS encoding translation initiation factor IF-3: MDRQFRINERITAREVRVIDDEGNQLGIMPSRKALMIAREKGLDLVMVSPTSNPPVCRILDFGKFKYETEKQERESRKKHKQAELKAIRIRPNIDDHDIAVKVRRAIEFFQDGDKVKFTLIFRSREITRPERGHQVLEKIVKLTEEYGAVEKPAVAEGRTLIMIMAPKKGATKPAEKAASTGGKENDAEAENEQVGGQAV; encoded by the coding sequence ATAGATAGGCAATTTCGCATCAACGAGCGCATAACCGCTCGCGAAGTGCGCGTTATCGACGATGAGGGCAATCAGTTAGGCATCATGCCCTCTCGCAAGGCTCTCATGATCGCCCGGGAAAAGGGGTTAGATCTCGTCATGGTGTCTCCTACTTCGAACCCGCCGGTCTGCCGTATTTTGGATTTTGGTAAGTTCAAGTACGAGACAGAAAAGCAAGAGCGGGAGTCGCGCAAAAAGCACAAACAGGCCGAACTGAAGGCCATTCGCATCCGACCGAACATCGACGACCACGACATTGCGGTAAAAGTTCGTCGGGCGATCGAGTTTTTTCAGGATGGCGATAAGGTAAAATTCACTCTCATTTTTCGAAGTCGAGAGATTACGCGGCCCGAACGCGGCCATCAGGTGCTCGAGAAGATCGTCAAACTGACGGAAGAGTACGGCGCGGTTGAAAAGCCTGCTGTGGCCGAGGGACGCACGCTGATCATGATCATGGCGCCCAAAAAGGGCGCGACCAAACCCGCCGAGAAGGCGGCCTCGACGGGAGGTAAGGAGAACGATGCCGAAGCTGAAAACGAACAAGTCGGCGGCCAAGCGGTTTAA
- the rplT gene encoding 50S ribosomal protein L20, with translation MPRVKGGIVTRRRHKKLLKRAEGYFSGKSKLYRKAHEQVMKSLMYAYRDRRAKKREFRRLWIQRISAGCRSMGVKYNELIHSMTEKGMAIDRKMLADLAARDPQAFEQFVQQARA, from the coding sequence ATGCCACGAGTGAAAGGCGGGATTGTTACCCGACGACGACATAAGAAACTGCTAAAGAGGGCCGAGGGCTACTTTAGCGGCAAGAGCAAACTGTACAGAAAGGCGCACGAGCAGGTGATGAAGTCCCTGATGTACGCCTATCGCGATCGTCGCGCAAAGAAGCGCGAGTTTCGCCGTCTTTGGATTCAGCGCATCAGCGCAGGTTGCCGAAGCATGGGCGTCAAATACAACGAGTTGATCCATTCGATGACCGAGAAGGGCATGGCGATCGACCGCAAAATGCTTGCCGATCTGGCCGCTCGCGATCCGCAAGCATTCGAGCAATTCGTCCAGCAAGCGCGCGCTTAG
- a CDS encoding M48 family metalloprotease, with protein sequence MKRTLILLAIVLQAALACQDPPPVDPKMKEAIEFGTSAAAEIEKQFKIVSDPAMNERVSRIGQALAEIARKTPVEAHWGEERGSQFEYKFKILDEKDVNAFSIPGGFIYVHKSLLDFVQSDHELAGVLAHEIAHAAHYHVMKLIAEDNKVNRQVMLPVLIGALIGKLPTEDTINLYQGAALYRVAKINSFGQEAEIDADMTAIEYLRRSDYNPVGLLTFLERLQAEERKRPQLDWGVFRTHPPTRDRVKSVLGHLAKHNLPVKRREVSPGLRIIAKELAPDRFEVRLETISIFTTAEKDKAEKIALRLNAALDDGLELYEIQMGTDGRSVFMRGEPLIEVSEADAKAAGDAAENLARAAREAIRRLLWADAVRRS encoded by the coding sequence ATGAAACGAACCTTGATTCTATTGGCGATTGTCTTGCAGGCCGCGCTTGCGTGTCAAGATCCGCCTCCGGTCGATCCTAAGATGAAGGAGGCGATCGAGTTCGGCACGTCCGCCGCCGCCGAGATCGAGAAGCAGTTCAAGATTGTGAGCGATCCGGCGATGAACGAGCGGGTGAGCAGGATCGGCCAAGCGCTGGCGGAGATTGCGCGCAAGACTCCCGTAGAGGCGCACTGGGGCGAGGAGCGCGGGTCTCAATTCGAATACAAGTTCAAAATACTGGACGAAAAGGACGTTAACGCCTTCTCGATTCCGGGCGGTTTCATCTACGTGCACAAGAGCCTGTTGGACTTTGTTCAGTCAGATCACGAGCTTGCGGGGGTACTAGCGCACGAGATCGCCCATGCGGCGCATTACCATGTGATGAAGCTGATCGCAGAAGACAACAAGGTTAACCGCCAAGTCATGCTGCCTGTGCTGATCGGCGCGCTGATCGGCAAACTTCCCACAGAGGATACGATCAATTTGTATCAGGGCGCGGCGTTGTATCGGGTGGCCAAGATCAACAGTTTTGGTCAAGAAGCCGAGATCGACGCGGACATGACGGCGATCGAATACCTGCGTCGTTCCGATTACAATCCGGTCGGGCTACTGACCTTCTTGGAGCGTTTACAGGCTGAGGAGCGCAAGCGGCCCCAGTTAGATTGGGGTGTTTTTAGGACGCATCCGCCGACCCGAGATCGCGTCAAGAGCGTGCTCGGGCACTTAGCAAAACACAATTTGCCAGTCAAGCGACGAGAGGTCAGCCCGGGATTGAGGATCATCGCCAAAGAGCTCGCGCCCGACCGATTTGAGGTGCGGCTCGAGACCATCAGCATCTTTACGACGGCAGAGAAGGATAAGGCCGAGAAGATAGCCCTTCGGCTCAACGCCGCGCTCGACGACGGTCTGGAGCTTTATGAGATTCAGATGGGGACGGATGGCCGCTCCGTGTTTATGCGCGGCGAACCATTGATCGAGGTATCCGAGGCGGATGCGAAAGCGGCGGGCGACGCGGCCGAGAATCTGGCGCGCGCCGCCCGCGAGGCGATCCGAAGGCTTCTGTGGGCCGATGCCGTTCGTCGATCTTAG
- a CDS encoding heme exporter protein CcmB: METGSSAWAKEAKAVFRKEVVAELRFRHGLTSSIMMALLTVVAIAFATYGQPLAAGHHAGLIWVALLFGSFAALGRGFIQEEETGTADFLRSIVSGAGAFWGKWFYHALLFAVIASVSLPVYYLLLVPVVASPMALVAVFLVGGASLVSALTFCGALVARSSAKGMLLAVAAFPILLPWTIMAIAATKAALLGDNSWTAIQGLIGYSLAQCGAASLLLDRIWSEK, translated from the coding sequence TTGGAAACCGGCTCCTCTGCCTGGGCGAAAGAAGCGAAAGCCGTGTTTAGGAAAGAGGTCGTAGCCGAACTTCGCTTTCGGCACGGCCTTACTTCCTCTATCATGATGGCGCTGCTGACAGTGGTCGCGATCGCATTCGCCACCTACGGTCAACCGCTTGCTGCAGGACACCATGCGGGGCTCATCTGGGTAGCCCTGCTTTTCGGATCGTTTGCAGCCCTGGGCAGAGGTTTTATTCAAGAAGAAGAGACCGGTACCGCCGATTTCTTGCGCTCAATAGTCTCTGGGGCGGGCGCGTTCTGGGGCAAATGGTTTTACCATGCCCTGCTCTTTGCGGTGATCGCGTCTGTCTCGTTGCCCGTCTACTATCTTCTGTTGGTCCCAGTCGTTGCCTCGCCTATGGCTCTCGTTGCGGTCTTCCTTGTCGGGGGCGCCAGCCTGGTCAGCGCTTTAACCTTTTGCGGCGCGCTCGTTGCGCGCTCCTCTGCCAAGGGTATGTTGCTTGCAGTCGCTGCGTTTCCTATTCTTCTGCCTTGGACGATCATGGCCATTGCTGCGACCAAAGCGGCGCTCTTGGGCGACAATTCTTGGACGGCGATTCAGGGACTGATCGGCTACTCGCTTGCTCAGTGCGGCGCCGCCTCGTTGCTATTGGATAGAATATGGAGCGAGAAGTAG
- a CDS encoding glycosyltransferase family 2 protein, whose amino-acid sequence MSLSSPKLTISIVSWNAPEHLAKCLETIRLQQTSFEVETIVVDNASSEGNAERVRRDFPWARLIVNAENLGFGAGHNKAIEAANGEFVFVLNPDTVLHDGALETLVQFAEEHPEAAIIGPKHLSPLGDLQYSCRTFPNPVAAMFRNTPLGRFFPNNRYTRDYLMTDWDHSSPREVDWVSGAAMLIRSDWLKAHGGFDERFFMYCEDVDICKRAWESGWKVLYCPLASLTHVIGASTDRAVNKMLIAFHASMYKYYKKHLVNETPFWLRALAPLGLSLRATIFILANWRDALLRKVAPRLAQPKSPPKDANLVAESTKSRDGEKAPDQQA is encoded by the coding sequence ATGAGTCTTTCGTCGCCCAAACTCACAATCTCAATCGTCAGTTGGAACGCGCCGGAGCATCTGGCGAAGTGTTTGGAGACGATTCGGCTCCAGCAGACGAGTTTCGAGGTCGAGACGATCGTTGTGGACAATGCGTCGAGCGAAGGGAACGCGGAGAGGGTGCGGCGCGACTTTCCCTGGGCTCGGCTCATTGTCAACGCAGAGAACCTTGGTTTTGGAGCTGGGCACAACAAGGCGATCGAGGCGGCGAACGGCGAATTCGTGTTTGTCTTGAACCCCGACACCGTGCTGCACGACGGCGCATTGGAGACTTTGGTGCAATTTGCCGAGGAGCATCCGGAGGCTGCGATCATCGGGCCCAAGCATCTTTCGCCTTTGGGCGATCTGCAATATTCGTGTCGCACTTTTCCTAATCCCGTTGCGGCGATGTTCAGAAACACGCCTTTGGGACGCTTCTTTCCCAACAATCGGTACACGCGAGACTATCTGATGACGGATTGGGACCACTCGTCTCCTCGCGAAGTGGATTGGGTGAGCGGGGCGGCGATGCTGATTCGTTCGGACTGGCTGAAGGCGCATGGAGGGTTTGACGAACGTTTCTTTATGTATTGCGAGGATGTGGACATTTGCAAACGAGCATGGGAGAGCGGCTGGAAGGTTCTGTACTGCCCCTTGGCCAGCTTGACCCATGTGATCGGCGCCAGCACGGACCGCGCGGTCAACAAGATGCTGATCGCGTTCCATGCAAGCATGTACAAGTATTATAAGAAGCACTTGGTCAACGAGACGCCCTTTTGGCTGAGAGCGCTCGCGCCGCTCGGATTGTCTTTGAGGGCGACGATCTTTATCCTTGCGAACTGGAGAGACGCCCTATTGAGAAAGGTTGCACCGAGGCTAGCTCAACCTAAGAGCCCGCCAAAAGATGCGAACTTGGTTGCGGAATCGACCAAGAGTCGCGACGGCGAGAAGGCTCCAGACCAACAGGCGTAG
- a CDS encoding Gfo/Idh/MocA family oxidoreductase produces the protein MTDQLGIGIIGAGGVSGAHAKAYQYLGQKTRLVAVADTDADTARAFKERYQFDQWTTDYQELISREDVHAVSICTPHHLHCKHSVDALNAGKHVLVEKPMAISLEEADAMIAASERNNKKLAVVYQLRMEHDARRAKALIDSGSLGKMFYCEAACLWWRKPSYYSVSWRGSWNTEGGGAVINQASHHLDLMQWLLGMPKSVEACAAVVAHDIEVEDWCRATLQWENFRGSFIATTAAELESDQNRLMALGNHASLQLFPFRPHSRSDEQLGQIIDVLKKVEDAGLSGHVAQIADFVNAISRDLKPAVDGYEGRKSLELATAIYESAFAGSIVELPVASTSSCYTSLGKREAALAAFGRR, from the coding sequence ATGACTGATCAACTTGGGATAGGGATCATTGGCGCCGGCGGAGTATCGGGCGCCCATGCTAAAGCCTACCAATACTTGGGACAGAAAACGCGGCTTGTGGCGGTGGCCGATACGGACGCCGATACCGCGAGAGCATTCAAGGAACGGTACCAGTTTGATCAGTGGACGACGGACTATCAAGAGCTGATCTCTCGCGAGGACGTTCACGCTGTGAGCATCTGCACGCCTCACCATCTGCACTGCAAGCATAGCGTGGACGCGCTGAACGCAGGCAAACACGTCTTGGTCGAAAAGCCGATGGCGATCAGTCTTGAAGAAGCCGACGCGATGATCGCAGCCAGCGAGCGCAACAACAAGAAACTCGCTGTTGTTTATCAGCTTAGAATGGAGCACGATGCTCGACGAGCCAAAGCGCTGATCGACAGCGGCTCGCTCGGCAAAATGTTCTATTGCGAGGCGGCTTGCCTTTGGTGGAGAAAGCCCTCGTACTACAGCGTATCGTGGCGCGGGTCTTGGAACACGGAGGGCGGAGGCGCCGTGATCAATCAAGCCTCGCATCACCTGGACCTGATGCAGTGGCTGCTTGGAATGCCCAAATCTGTGGAGGCGTGCGCGGCCGTTGTCGCCCACGACATCGAAGTTGAAGATTGGTGCCGGGCGACGCTCCAATGGGAGAACTTCCGCGGATCCTTTATCGCAACGACCGCAGCCGAACTGGAGAGCGACCAGAATCGGCTGATGGCGCTTGGGAACCATGCCAGCCTGCAGCTGTTTCCGTTCCGACCCCATTCCCGTAGCGACGAGCAACTTGGTCAGATTATCGACGTGCTGAAGAAGGTAGAGGACGCTGGGTTAAGCGGCCATGTGGCCCAAATCGCCGATTTTGTAAACGCCATTTCGAGGGACCTGAAACCCGCTGTGGATGGCTATGAAGGGCGGAAGTCATTGGAGTTGGCGACCGCCATTTACGAGTCGGCTTTTGCAGGCAGCATTGTAGAGCTGCCTGTTGCATCGACCTCTTCATGTTACACCAGTCTTGGAAAGCGGGAGGCCGCGCTCGCTGCGTTTGGCCGACGCTGA
- a CDS encoding response regulator yields MGTVRVVVAEDEQLTRELLVEQLKQLNHIVVGEATTGAEAVQVTVEKEPDLVILDIQMPEMTGIEAAKSIMESRPTALLFLTGHAEEELVEQAVELGAFGYLLKPFRKQELGPAIEVAIKRFGEFRSKDREVSDLKEALETRKLIERAKGILMERQNISEAEAFRRIHFMARNQNKTMKEVAQSVIMAADIL; encoded by the coding sequence ATGGGCACTGTACGCGTTGTTGTCGCAGAGGATGAGCAATTGACGCGCGAACTGCTCGTTGAACAGCTCAAGCAACTCAACCACATAGTCGTAGGAGAAGCCACTACCGGCGCTGAGGCCGTTCAGGTTACGGTCGAGAAGGAGCCGGACCTGGTCATTCTGGACATCCAGATGCCCGAAATGACGGGAATCGAAGCCGCCAAATCGATCATGGAGTCAAGACCGACCGCTTTGCTCTTCTTGACAGGCCATGCCGAGGAGGAGCTTGTCGAACAGGCGGTCGAACTCGGAGCCTTTGGCTATCTCTTGAAGCCTTTTCGGAAGCAGGAGCTCGGGCCGGCCATCGAGGTCGCCATCAAACGGTTTGGCGAGTTCCGTTCGAAAGACCGCGAAGTTTCCGACCTGAAAGAGGCGCTGGAAACCCGAAAGTTGATCGAGCGCGCAAAGGGAATCTTGATGGAACGGCAGAACATCAGCGAGGCAGAGGCGTTTAGGCGCATTCACTTTATGGCGCGCAATCAAAACAAAACGATGAAGGAAGTCGCCCAGAGCGTGATCATGGCGGCCGACATCTTGTAG